One part of the [Pantoea] beijingensis genome encodes these proteins:
- a CDS encoding MFS transporter: protein MTISSSITYDSAAITPAEELLWKKVMWRILPLLMLCYIVAYLDRINVGVAKLQMSADLSFSDAVYGLGAGIFFLGYFFFEIPTNLALHRFGARRLIGSILISWAVIAPCTAFVTTPMQFYLVRFLLGVAEAGFYPGVILYLSFWFPSWRRGRMFALFATAVPVSGVIGSPLSGWIMEYFNGSYGMEGWKWLYIIEGLPSLLIGAIVIYFLTDRIEQASWLTRDEKDLMTKRLAEDSAQHEAHDVSIWAVFRNKKVWLLTFIYFCLIAGFYTVGFWLPTLVHNAGVTDIFTVGLLTAIPYAAAIVTMLVASRSADKHRERRWHLAFIAILSGVGMVISAMYSHNLIISMIGLTLGAAGGLSTLPMFWSLPTAFLGGSMAAVGIALINSFGNLAGFVAPYLMGLLNDLTHSTQSGVLIISATLFVGAAAVFLIPARMVNR from the coding sequence CTGGACCGCATTAATGTGGGTGTCGCTAAGCTACAGATGTCAGCAGACCTGTCTTTTTCCGATGCCGTTTATGGATTAGGTGCCGGGATCTTCTTCCTCGGCTATTTTTTCTTTGAGATCCCAACCAACCTCGCCCTGCACCGCTTTGGCGCCCGCCGACTAATCGGCAGCATTCTCATCTCATGGGCAGTGATTGCACCCTGTACCGCCTTTGTCACCACGCCAATGCAGTTCTATCTCGTGCGCTTTTTACTGGGCGTTGCAGAAGCAGGATTCTATCCCGGTGTGATTTTATATCTCTCTTTCTGGTTCCCGAGCTGGCGGCGCGGCAGGATGTTTGCGCTGTTTGCCACCGCGGTGCCGGTGTCTGGCGTAATTGGCAGCCCGCTTTCCGGCTGGATTATGGAATATTTTAACGGTAGCTACGGCATGGAAGGCTGGAAATGGTTGTATATCATTGAAGGTCTGCCTTCGCTGTTGATTGGTGCAATCGTGATCTATTTTCTGACCGATCGCATTGAACAGGCTAGCTGGCTTACCCGCGATGAAAAAGATCTGATGACCAAGCGGCTGGCCGAAGACAGCGCCCAGCATGAGGCACATGACGTCAGCATTTGGGCGGTGTTCCGTAATAAAAAAGTCTGGCTACTGACCTTTATCTATTTTTGCCTGATTGCCGGATTTTATACCGTCGGCTTCTGGCTACCAACGCTGGTACATAACGCGGGCGTGACCGATATTTTTACCGTTGGTCTGTTAACCGCCATCCCTTACGCAGCCGCCATTGTCACTATGCTGGTTGCCTCACGCAGCGCAGATAAACACCGGGAACGCCGCTGGCACTTAGCCTTTATTGCCATTCTGAGCGGTGTTGGCATGGTGATCTCCGCGATGTACAGCCACAACCTGATTATCTCAATGATTGGCTTAACCCTCGGCGCTGCCGGAGGTCTGAGCACCTTACCGATGTTCTGGAGCCTGCCAACCGCCTTTCTCGGCGGGTCCATGGCCGCCGTGGGTATCGCATTAATCAACTCTTTTGGCAACCTGGCCGGCTTCGTAGCGCCTTATCTGATGGGGCTGCTCAATGACCTGACGCATTCAACCCAGTCTGGCGTGCTGATTATCTCCGCCACGCTGTTTGTTGGCGCGGCAGCGGTGTTTTTGATCCCGGCGCGCATGGTGAATCGATAA